The segment AGTATTTTGATCAAACAGATAAATAGATAATCTGTAAGGAGGTGCCATCAATGGCTGTACCATTTAGAAGAACTTCTAAAACTGCAAAAAGAAAGCGTCGTACGCATTTCAAATTATCATTACCTGGTATGGTAGCTTGCCCAAACTGTGGAGAAGCTAAATTATCT is part of the Solibacillus sp. FSL K6-1523 genome and harbors:
- the rpmF gene encoding 50S ribosomal protein L32, translated to MAVPFRRTSKTAKRKRRTHFKLSLPGMVACPNCGEAKLSHHVCKACGQYKGKEVVAK